The proteins below are encoded in one region of Rhizobacter sp.:
- a CDS encoding TolC family protein — MNTPETSTVTKTLLASLITLAFAGCAVQPKAITPQERQASASADRVAMFAQQEPVQATISLEEAMARAIKYNLDHRLKLMEEAVSQRQLDLSRTELLPKLVAQAGYTTRDNEAASSSRDVVTGAQSLAPSTSSDQTRRTADLGLTWNVLDFGVSYYQAQQQADRFLVAQERRRKVLHLLMQQTRQAYWQAVGAQQLEAKVEPVLKLARQALEDSRKVETERLRSPLEALGYQRQLLEIVRQLEAVRDELQQAKPRLASVMNLEPGRAFSVAGAAELAIPRVGLTTARMEEAALLQRPELLEAQYNERIGLLETRKALARLMPGIEVNLGGHYDSNSYLVNNRWWDAGLRVNWNLLNVFNAGKIRGLAQAQLDVAQQQRLALNMAVLTQVHIAHLEYLARVRQYEMTADLNSIEQRILQHTRNAASASAQGKLDEIRAATAAMMSELRVYQTYGALQGAYGQVIATLGLDPLPQSVSGHDLKTLGEAVRASEQSWVKTVNPEAGT, encoded by the coding sequence ATGAACACACCGGAGACTTCCACCGTGACCAAAACCCTGCTGGCCTCGCTCATCACCCTCGCCTTCGCCGGCTGTGCCGTGCAGCCCAAGGCCATCACCCCGCAGGAGCGACAGGCCAGCGCCAGCGCCGACCGCGTGGCGATGTTTGCCCAGCAGGAGCCGGTGCAGGCGACGATCAGCCTCGAAGAAGCGATGGCGCGCGCCATCAAATACAACCTCGACCACCGCCTGAAGCTGATGGAAGAGGCGGTGTCGCAGCGCCAGCTCGACCTCTCGCGCACCGAGCTGCTGCCCAAGCTCGTGGCGCAGGCCGGCTACACCACGCGCGACAACGAAGCCGCCTCGTCGTCGCGCGACGTGGTCACCGGCGCGCAATCGCTGGCGCCGTCGACCTCGTCTGACCAGACCCGGCGCACCGCCGACCTGGGCCTCACCTGGAACGTGCTCGACTTCGGCGTGAGCTACTACCAGGCGCAGCAGCAGGCCGACCGTTTCCTCGTCGCCCAGGAGCGCCGGCGCAAGGTGCTGCACCTGCTGATGCAGCAGACCCGCCAGGCCTACTGGCAGGCGGTGGGTGCGCAGCAGCTGGAGGCCAAGGTCGAGCCAGTGCTCAAGCTCGCACGCCAGGCGCTGGAAGACTCGCGCAAGGTCGAGACCGAGAGGCTGCGCTCGCCGCTGGAGGCGCTGGGCTACCAGCGCCAGCTGCTGGAGATCGTGCGCCAGCTCGAAGCCGTGCGCGACGAGCTGCAGCAGGCCAAGCCACGCCTCGCCTCGGTGATGAACCTCGAGCCGGGCCGTGCCTTCAGCGTGGCCGGCGCGGCCGAGCTGGCTATTCCGCGCGTGGGCCTCACCACCGCACGCATGGAAGAAGCCGCCCTGCTGCAACGGCCCGAGCTGCTCGAAGCCCAATACAACGAACGCATCGGCCTGCTGGAGACGCGCAAGGCGCTGGCCCGCCTGATGCCCGGCATCGAGGTCAACCTCGGCGGCCACTACGACAGCAACAGCTATCTCGTGAACAACCGCTGGTGGGACGCCGGCCTGCGCGTCAACTGGAACCTGCTGAACGTGTTCAACGCGGGCAAGATCCGCGGCCTGGCGCAGGCCCAGCTCGACGTGGCGCAGCAGCAGCGCCTCGCGCTCAACATGGCGGTGCTCACGCAAGTCCACATCGCCCACCTCGAATACCTGGCCCGCGTGCGCCAATACGAGATGACGGCCGACCTCAATTCCATCGAGCAGCGCATCCTGCAGCACACCCGCAACGCCGCCAGCGCCAGCGCGCAGGGCAAGCTCGACGAGATCCGCGCCGCCACGGCGGCCATGATGTCGGAGCTGCGCGTGTACCAGACCTATGGCGCGCTGCAAGGCGCCTACGGCCAGGTGATCGCCACGCTCGGCCTCGACCCGCTGCCCCAGTCGGTGAGCGGCCATGACCTCAAGACGCTGGGCGAGGCGGTGCGCGCCTCCGAGCAGTCGTGGGTGAAGACGGTGAACCCGGAGGCCGGGACTTGA
- a CDS encoding peptidase M50 → MVNTDALPPLRQDLALHAGPTAPDGSPTWTLHDPAANRFYELRWAAFEVLSRWSLGSVAKVLAAVQRETTLQVSDADLRGLLQMLQHNHLLLAHGPHDSERLQRALAATRTSAWRWLVKNYLFFRLPLVRPMPWLTRLAPRVAFAYQPAFWMAIAATALLGLALASRRWDDFTHTFASFTTWSGLLAIGVALSVAKVLHELGHAFTAQRFGCHVPTMGVAFLVLWPVLYTDTNDAWKLASRRQRLAIGAAGMLSEIALAAVATLAWALLPETPEWAPVRAGAFLLATTTWLLTLAINASPFMRFDGYFLLSDALNMPNLHERSFALGRWWLRERLFGWGDAAPETFPPARQRFLIAFAFATWLYRLVLFLGIALLVYHLFFKALGLLMMAIELGWFIAAPVRRELKVWWERRSSLRWNRATRRLALLLGGAVLLLVWPWQATVHAPAVLGAQRAQGLYAPHAALVASAPPPAGRSLRQGELIVRLRSPELSARLDIARAREQQLQWQLSQQPFDARLMEAGPALRSRWQAAREEVEGLQRELARLDITMPFNGLVAEVSPDVMAGGWVLPGEKLALVVEPEGVKVDAYVDETAMQRLGAQRSHSVFIAERPEHGRVQCEQVAVDAVQLGHFEPGALALASVYGGPIAAQRQPDGRVVPLQPTFRVRLGDCGTAASTRFEIAGTALLQGERVSLAQEGLRRLAALWQRESGF, encoded by the coding sequence ATGGTGAACACCGACGCCCTGCCGCCGCTGCGGCAAGACCTCGCGCTGCACGCCGGCCCCACCGCGCCCGACGGCTCGCCCACCTGGACGCTGCACGACCCGGCCGCCAACCGCTTCTACGAGCTGCGATGGGCGGCCTTCGAGGTGCTCTCGCGCTGGTCGCTCGGCAGCGTGGCGAAGGTGCTGGCGGCGGTGCAGCGCGAGACCACGCTGCAGGTGAGCGACGCCGACCTGCGCGGCCTGCTGCAGATGCTGCAGCACAACCACCTGCTGCTGGCCCACGGCCCGCACGACAGCGAACGCCTGCAGCGCGCCCTCGCGGCCACCCGCACGAGCGCTTGGCGGTGGTTGGTCAAGAACTACCTCTTCTTCCGGCTGCCGCTGGTGCGGCCCATGCCCTGGCTGACGCGCCTTGCCCCGCGCGTGGCCTTCGCCTACCAGCCGGCTTTCTGGATGGCCATCGCCGCCACGGCGCTGCTGGGCCTGGCACTCGCCTCGCGCCGCTGGGACGACTTCACCCACACCTTCGCGAGCTTCACCACCTGGAGCGGCCTGCTCGCCATCGGCGTGGCGCTGAGCGTCGCCAAGGTGCTGCACGAGCTGGGCCACGCCTTCACCGCGCAGCGCTTCGGCTGCCACGTGCCCACGATGGGCGTGGCCTTCCTGGTGCTGTGGCCGGTGCTCTACACCGACACCAACGACGCCTGGAAGCTCGCCTCGCGCCGCCAGCGCCTGGCCATCGGCGCGGCCGGCATGCTGAGCGAGATCGCGCTCGCCGCCGTTGCCACGCTCGCCTGGGCGCTGCTGCCCGAAACGCCGGAATGGGCACCGGTGCGGGCGGGTGCCTTCCTGCTCGCCACCACCACCTGGCTGCTCACGCTCGCCATCAACGCGAGCCCCTTCATGCGCTTCGACGGTTACTTCCTGCTGTCGGACGCGCTCAACATGCCCAACCTGCACGAGCGCTCGTTCGCGCTCGGCCGCTGGTGGCTGCGCGAGCGGCTCTTCGGCTGGGGCGACGCGGCACCCGAGACCTTTCCGCCCGCGCGGCAGCGCTTCCTCATCGCCTTTGCCTTCGCCACCTGGCTCTACCGCCTGGTGCTCTTCCTCGGCATCGCGCTTCTCGTCTACCACCTCTTCTTCAAGGCGCTGGGTCTCCTGATGATGGCCATCGAGCTGGGCTGGTTCATCGCCGCGCCGGTGCGGCGCGAACTCAAGGTCTGGTGGGAACGGCGCAGCAGCCTGCGCTGGAACCGCGCCACGCGGCGGCTCGCGCTGCTGCTCGGTGGGGCGGTGCTGCTGCTCGTCTGGCCCTGGCAGGCCACGGTGCACGCGCCCGCGGTGCTCGGCGCGCAGCGCGCCCAGGGCCTGTATGCACCGCATGCGGCGCTGGTGGCGAGCGCGCCGCCGCCCGCAGGCCGCTCGCTGCGCCAGGGGGAGCTCATCGTGCGGCTGCGGTCGCCCGAGCTGAGCGCGCGGCTCGACATCGCCCGCGCCCGCGAGCAGCAGCTGCAATGGCAACTCTCGCAACAGCCCTTCGATGCGCGCCTGATGGAAGCCGGCCCCGCGCTGCGCAGCCGCTGGCAGGCCGCACGCGAAGAGGTCGAAGGCCTGCAGCGCGAGCTGGCACGCCTCGACATCACCATGCCCTTCAACGGCCTCGTCGCCGAGGTGTCGCCGGACGTGATGGCCGGCGGCTGGGTGCTGCCGGGCGAGAAGCTGGCCCTCGTCGTCGAGCCGGAAGGCGTGAAGGTCGACGCCTACGTGGACGAGACCGCCATGCAGCGGCTCGGTGCGCAACGCAGCCACAGCGTCTTCATCGCCGAGCGGCCCGAACACGGCCGTGTGCAGTGCGAGCAGGTCGCGGTCGATGCCGTGCAGCTCGGCCACTTCGAGCCGGGCGCGCTGGCGCTGGCGAGCGTCTATGGCGGCCCCATCGCGGCGCAGCGCCAGCCCGACGGCCGGGTGGTGCCGCTGCAGCCAACCTTCCGCGTGCGGCTCGGCGACTGTGGCACGGCGGCGTCGACACGCTTCGAGATCGCGGGCACCGCCTTGCTGCAAGGCGAGCGGGTCTCGCTCGCCCAGGAGGGCCTGCGCCGGCTCGCCGCGCTGTGGCAACGCGAGAGCGGCTTCTGA
- a CDS encoding efflux RND transporter periplasmic adaptor subunit, which translates to MTDTAAPALLTLLQLGRRARAAADLPALGFVIVNETLQLAPYRQAALWADLGLPRVAAVSGLPQPDPSAPYVQWLGSVCRHLSKSHATAGRIDAASLPDTLAAEWSQWWPAHALWLPLQQAGALVLAREQAWSDAEIALLTELADVYGHALGAFRPRQGGLDRAAGWLRTGRARRYLLIGAVAVCLVPVRVTVLAGAEVVPKEPFLVRAPLDGVIERFDVRPNQPVKTGQPLFSLDTSALRTRYEVARKAFDTAQEEYRQSAQAAVTSDKNRAEIALRRGQLQERQVELDFTSDQLQRVQVKAERDGIAVFADASDWLGKAVAVGERILLVADPAQVQLAVDLPAADHLDVQPGDALTLYPQGSPLSSFDARVTSVAYRAEPTAAGFLAYRIKADFDAGQPAPRIGQLGTARVRGPWAPLAYVVLRRPLAALRQWLGW; encoded by the coding sequence GTGACCGACACCGCCGCCCCCGCACTGCTCACGCTGCTGCAGCTCGGCCGGCGCGCGCGGGCCGCTGCCGACCTGCCGGCGCTCGGCTTCGTGATCGTCAACGAAACCCTTCAGCTCGCGCCCTATCGCCAAGCTGCGCTGTGGGCCGACCTCGGCCTGCCGCGCGTGGCCGCCGTCTCGGGCTTGCCGCAGCCCGACCCCAGCGCGCCTTACGTGCAGTGGCTCGGCAGCGTGTGCCGTCACCTGTCGAAGTCGCACGCCACGGCCGGCCGCATCGACGCGGCGAGCCTGCCCGACACGCTGGCGGCCGAGTGGAGCCAGTGGTGGCCGGCGCACGCATTGTGGCTGCCGCTGCAGCAGGCCGGCGCCCTGGTGCTGGCCCGCGAGCAGGCCTGGAGCGACGCCGAGATCGCACTGCTCACCGAGCTGGCCGACGTCTATGGCCACGCGCTCGGCGCCTTCCGCCCGCGCCAGGGAGGCCTCGACCGCGCGGCCGGCTGGCTGCGCACGGGCCGCGCCCGGCGCTACCTGCTGATCGGCGCGGTGGCGGTGTGCCTGGTGCCCGTGCGCGTGACGGTGCTGGCCGGCGCCGAGGTCGTGCCCAAGGAGCCCTTCCTCGTGCGTGCGCCGCTCGACGGCGTGATCGAGCGCTTCGACGTGCGGCCCAACCAGCCGGTGAAAACCGGGCAGCCGCTGTTCAGCCTCGACACCAGCGCCCTGCGCACCCGCTACGAAGTGGCCCGCAAGGCCTTCGACACCGCGCAGGAGGAATACCGCCAGTCGGCCCAGGCCGCGGTCACCAGCGACAAGAACCGCGCCGAGATCGCGCTGCGGCGCGGCCAGCTGCAAGAGCGTCAGGTCGAGCTCGACTTCACCAGCGACCAGCTGCAGCGCGTGCAGGTCAAGGCCGAGCGCGACGGCATCGCCGTCTTTGCCGATGCCAGCGACTGGCTGGGCAAGGCCGTGGCGGTCGGCGAACGCATCCTGCTCGTGGCCGACCCGGCGCAGGTGCAACTCGCCGTCGACCTGCCCGCCGCCGACCACCTCGACGTGCAACCCGGCGATGCGCTCACGCTCTACCCGCAGGGCTCGCCGCTGTCGTCGTTCGATGCGCGGGTGACCAGCGTGGCCTACCGCGCCGAGCCCACCGCGGCGGGCTTTCTCGCCTACCGCATCAAGGCCGACTTCGACGCCGGCCAGCCGGCCCCGCGCATCGGCCAGCTCGGCACGGCGCGTGTGCGCGGGCCCTGGGCGCCGCTCGCCTACGTTGTGCTGCGCCGCCCGCTGGCCGCGCTGCGGCAGTGGCTCGGATGGTGA
- a CDS encoding efflux RND transporter periplasmic adaptor subunit, translated as MRRVALLCLFSTITATTTASAQTPPAANAALLTDKDGRIRTQLTSRNAVTISSELAARIATLTLREGDAFRAGQLLVGFDCALYQSQQRKAEAAIEAATALVQSNQRLTELNSIGKYEVDQAQAKLKEAQAEAASARTMVSRCTINAPFSGRVARRHAAAHQYVAPGAPLLDILETGQLEVQMIVPSKWLAWLKPGTAFTVEVEELGRSFPAKVRRLGAQIDPVSQSVSVVGVIDGQHDALLPGMSGWASYPKRK; from the coding sequence ATCCGCCGCGTGGCCCTTCTCTGCCTGTTCAGCACCATCACCGCCACCACCACCGCCTCGGCACAGACACCCCCGGCCGCCAACGCCGCGCTGCTGACCGACAAGGACGGCCGCATCCGCACCCAGCTCACCTCGCGCAACGCCGTCACCATCTCCAGCGAGCTGGCCGCGCGCATCGCTACGCTCACGCTGCGCGAGGGCGATGCGTTCCGCGCCGGCCAGTTGCTGGTGGGCTTCGACTGCGCGCTCTACCAATCGCAGCAGCGCAAGGCCGAAGCCGCCATCGAGGCCGCCACCGCGCTGGTGCAGTCGAACCAGCGGCTCACCGAGCTCAACTCCATCGGCAAGTACGAGGTCGACCAGGCCCAGGCCAAGCTGAAGGAGGCGCAGGCCGAGGCCGCCTCGGCGCGCACGATGGTGAGCCGCTGCACGATCAACGCGCCCTTCAGCGGCCGTGTGGCCCGCCGCCACGCCGCGGCCCACCAATACGTGGCGCCTGGTGCGCCGCTGCTCGACATCCTCGAGACCGGCCAGCTCGAAGTGCAGATGATCGTGCCCTCGAAATGGCTCGCGTGGCTCAAGCCCGGCACGGCCTTCACCGTCGAGGTCGAAGAGCTGGGGCGCAGCTTCCCGGCCAAGGTGCGCCGCCTGGGCGCGCAGATCGACCCGGTGAGCCAGTCGGTGTCGGTGGTGGGCGTGATCGACGGCCAGCACGACGCGCTGCTGCCCGGCATGAGCGGCTGGGCCTCCTACCCGAAGCGGAAGTGA